The nucleotide window tttgctcaccctgtagttttgtttttcttaacaggaaaGGATCGGAAGTGAATCTCGAAGAAATCCCTCttgaatgtacttttgtattagggttttcaatgtacttggctagactctggattattgtatattttgggatttgatGTAACCTTTGTGaacttgatgtaaggattggatatttgatgtattttggaactcgtgatgtaagtttgaatgttatttatgggagTGACCTTCCTTTCTTACTTATATCATCATGATGGCTGGGATTTCATTAAGCTTGAACGggatttgtcttgagtcctggcgagagttgggcaggcgtcccacggataccctttggttcgccttaggtaGAGGTGGGGGTGTCACAGAAAGTGTAggtctccgatttgttgggatgaagtaggtgaacgaaagATCTTAGACCCGACTACAGTGCCTTGGATCGAGGAGGCCAATAAAAAGGTGAAGTTGGTACGCCAAAGGATTCAGACCGCGCAAAGTCGTCAAATGAGTTACGCGGATAACCGAAGAAAAGATTTAGAATTTGCGGTTGGGGAtctagtatttcttaagattacaccTCTGAAAACAAGTTTAATGTCTGGGAagggaaagaagttacaaccgagatttgtaggaccttaCAAGGTTATCCGACGCGTGGGAAAGGTAgcgtataagttggaattgccaccgAGTCTATCTCGGATCCATAATATTTTTCacgtgtccatgcttaagaagtattATCCAGACCCTTCACATATTTTACAACCGAAAAGTATAGAGATTGATGAGACTTTGACC belongs to Coffea eugenioides isolate CCC68of unplaced genomic scaffold, Ceug_1.0 ScVebR1_3067;HRSCAF=4210, whole genome shotgun sequence and includes:
- the LOC113757415 gene encoding uncharacterized protein LOC113757415, which translates into the protein MSYADNRRKDLEFAVGDLVFLKITPLKTSLMSGKGKKLQPRFVGPYKVIRRVGKVAYKLELPPSLSRIHNIFHVSMLKKYYPDPSHILQPKSIEIDETLTYEEKSVKLLNRKVKELRNKRIPLVKVLWRNHGLEEATWEIEEAIRGKYPDLFVNQDKFRG